A window from Chitinophaga filiformis encodes these proteins:
- a CDS encoding thioredoxin family protein, which yields MPVLAQQGPVTFAHLRDSMAARPKPIVIKIYTDWCSYCKMQDVQVRRSPALQQLLTEEYYYLTLNAESHQPIVFNDTTYSFIPYGTQGIHALAAKFMQQHVAYPAWIVLDTSYRVKAFHSGMLKDRSLLSLLRTIE from the coding sequence ATGCCGGTCCTTGCACAACAGGGACCGGTTACCTTTGCTCACCTGCGGGATAGTATGGCTGCACGCCCTAAACCCATAGTCATTAAGATCTATACCGATTGGTGCAGTTATTGCAAAATGCAGGACGTGCAGGTCAGACGCTCTCCTGCATTACAGCAACTGCTGACTGAAGAATATTACTATCTGACCCTGAATGCAGAAAGCCATCAACCCATTGTTTTTAACGATACCACTTATTCCTTTATTCCCTACGGTACACAGGGCATACATGCGCTGGCAGCGAAATTCATGCAGCAGCATGTAGCATACCCTGCCTGGATTGTGCTGGATACGTCCTATCGTGTGAAAGCTTTTCATAGTGGTATGTTAAAGGACAGATCCCTGCTTAGCCTCTTGCGCACTATTGAATAA
- a CDS encoding ATP-grasp domain-containing protein, with protein sequence MSITGTPVALLYQAQQPPARNGILKPMKPGGYSDSGADIAYALREKKVPVSTPVIHPQLSIDLDWVFPDTEAGILHAVAKGAQVLWLNTILYNGHPVEAFLKKGIAAVGQLPRNTDLYDDKWTTNKLLQKNNLPIPPAVLISQENLHDYQLNFPFPVVAKPIRGRGSEGVHVANTQEELDAILEDMLSGEKYGSAVYVEKYLQGKEITVTVMPPGQYEIKGVCQEKINYWSLPAVERFNHHNGVAPYNGTVAVVHNSRVLDDAQLQSHKIITICKQCESAAALVGAKAPVRIDCRQDEQGNYFIFDLNMKPNMTGAARPHRQDQDSLSALAARKIGWSFPDLLVNMLRQQWRL encoded by the coding sequence ATGTCAATAACCGGAACCCCAGTTGCCCTGCTCTATCAGGCGCAGCAACCACCTGCCAGGAACGGCATTCTCAAGCCCATGAAACCCGGCGGCTACTCAGACAGTGGCGCTGATATTGCCTATGCGCTACGCGAAAAAAAAGTACCTGTAAGTACGCCTGTGATCCATCCGCAACTTTCCATTGACCTCGATTGGGTATTCCCCGATACGGAAGCCGGCATACTGCATGCCGTGGCTAAAGGCGCCCAGGTACTGTGGCTGAATACAATACTGTACAACGGCCATCCTGTGGAAGCATTTCTGAAAAAAGGTATTGCCGCCGTGGGGCAACTGCCCCGTAATACGGACCTCTACGACGATAAATGGACAACCAATAAACTGCTGCAAAAGAATAATCTTCCCATCCCTCCTGCCGTTCTGATCAGCCAGGAAAACCTGCATGACTATCAGCTGAATTTTCCTTTTCCTGTAGTAGCTAAGCCTATACGTGGCAGAGGCAGTGAAGGTGTGCATGTTGCCAATACACAAGAGGAACTGGATGCCATACTGGAAGATATGCTGAGCGGAGAAAAGTACGGTAGCGCGGTATATGTAGAAAAATACCTGCAGGGAAAAGAAATAACTGTTACAGTGATGCCGCCGGGCCAATATGAGATCAAAGGCGTTTGCCAGGAAAAGATCAATTACTGGAGTCTCCCGGCCGTTGAACGTTTTAATCACCATAACGGTGTAGCCCCCTACAACGGCACTGTTGCCGTTGTACATAACAGCAGGGTGCTGGACGATGCACAGCTGCAATCACACAAGATCATTACCATCTGTAAACAGTGCGAATCTGCGGCTGCCCTGGTGGGCGCCAAGGCGCCTGTGAGAATAGATTGCCGGCAGGATGAGCAGGGGAATTATTTCATCTTCGATCTGAATATGAAACCCAATATGACCGGCGCAGCACGTCCACACAGGCAGGACCAGGACAGTCTGTCAGCATTGGCGGCAAGGAAGATAGGCTGGAGTTTCCCGGACCTGCTGGTAAATATGCTGCGGCAGCAATGGCGCTTGTAA
- a CDS encoding multidrug effflux MFS transporter, translating into MTTRKYWSLILILGTMTALGPFSIDMYLSGYQAIAGDLHTTTARIGLSLASYFIGISAGQLLYGPLLDRFGRKKPLYAGLTVYILASAGCIVARSLDFFVAVRFIQAVGSCAAAVASVAMVRDFFPIKDSAKVFALLMLVVSASPMLAPTIGGYITAAWGWQMIFVALGLMGLFLMLTCIFFLPESHQPDTSMSLKPGPIINGFWAVMREPQFYTYALTGALAFSGLFVYVSSSPVVFMDIFHVSEKHFGWIFAGLSVGLIGSSQLNSLALRYFRSEQIIRIAMLGQALVGIAFCISTYMGWLGLGSTIVILFLFLSCLGFVNPNASALSIAPFKKNAGSAAALMGALQMGIGGLASTIGSLFDAHTAVPMTVIMAATAVLALTMLLAGRTRITNPVLLQEGSEAVAIH; encoded by the coding sequence ATGACAACCCGGAAGTATTGGTCGCTGATACTAATACTAGGAACAATGACGGCGCTGGGACCATTTTCAATCGATATGTACCTCTCCGGTTACCAGGCCATTGCAGGAGATCTGCACACAACTACGGCCAGGATCGGACTTTCACTGGCCAGCTACTTCATCGGCATCTCTGCCGGACAATTACTATATGGGCCACTGCTGGACCGCTTTGGCAGAAAGAAACCGCTTTATGCCGGACTGACGGTGTACATCCTGGCCTCTGCCGGCTGCATCGTTGCCAGATCACTGGACTTCTTTGTAGCGGTACGTTTTATCCAGGCCGTGGGCAGCTGCGCTGCCGCTGTGGCTTCTGTCGCAATGGTACGCGACTTCTTCCCCATAAAAGACAGCGCAAAGGTATTTGCCCTGCTCATGCTGGTAGTAAGCGCTTCTCCCATGCTGGCGCCAACCATAGGTGGCTATATCACAGCTGCCTGGGGCTGGCAGATGATATTTGTTGCTTTGGGCCTAATGGGATTATTCCTGATGCTCACCTGCATTTTCTTCCTGCCGGAAAGCCATCAGCCAGATACCTCCATGTCGCTGAAGCCAGGGCCTATCATTAATGGCTTCTGGGCAGTGATGCGGGAACCCCAGTTTTACACATATGCGTTAACGGGGGCACTCGCCTTTTCAGGACTATTTGTATATGTATCTTCCTCTCCGGTGGTATTCATGGATATTTTTCATGTATCAGAAAAGCATTTTGGCTGGATCTTCGCCGGCCTGTCTGTCGGGCTTATCGGCTCCAGCCAGTTGAATAGCCTGGCCCTACGTTATTTCCGCAGTGAGCAGATCATCCGTATTGCCATGCTTGGACAGGCATTGGTCGGGATCGCGTTCTGTATCAGTACCTATATGGGCTGGCTGGGACTAGGGTCTACCATTGTCATCCTGTTCCTTTTCCTGAGCTGCCTGGGATTTGTCAATCCCAATGCTTCTGCGCTTAGCATAGCGCCCTTTAAAAAGAATGCAGGAAGCGCAGCGGCGCTGATGGGCGCGCTGCAGATGGGCATTGGCGGACTTGCCTCCACGATAGGCAGCCTGTTTGACGCGCACACCGCAGTGCCCATGACCGTTATTATGGCTGCTACCGCGGTACTGGCGCTGACAATGCTGCTGGCAGGACGTACACGCATCACTAACCCCGTTTTGCTGCAGGAAGGCAGTGAAGCTGTGGCCATTCATTAA
- a CDS encoding sensor histidine kinase yields MKRLLLLSFCMIGCLCRCVAQDELNPSEVMLQKLLNEAPDSGGNITLVTMNTRYAPFMGGENGSTDSITLYSDLIRYYLDKKQYETVRQYAAVLAAAAERSGRMEVLARSYACWFKADSALGRYQDAIRHYQLYKASHDSLFNIMKRQQLNQLEIRFKTEQKDQALKLKQQNIELLTREAQLQEAKLQRAWFIRNVIFGGAGMLVLLLLLGYNRYQLKLRSNRQMKEQQDEIYQQNLSLQELIGIQDKLIEEKEWLLKEIHHRVKNNLQIVMSLLNTQTAFLDDKDALNAIRESRYRMQAISLIHQKLYQSGNMALIDMHTYIHDLVIYLKEGFTGISRINFDLQIAPVKLDVSQSVPVGLILNEAISNAIKYAFTANGTILVSLQQTGDQQLTLIVADNGKGLPADGGTPHKKSMGMTLIKTLTEQLEGTLNIQSHNGVIITVNFKYQEKQAFTGPVEFEEGITDYA; encoded by the coding sequence ATGAAAAGGCTACTGTTGCTTTCCTTTTGTATGATTGGTTGCTTGTGTCGGTGTGTGGCACAGGATGAGCTGAATCCGTCAGAGGTAATGTTGCAAAAGCTGTTGAATGAAGCGCCGGATAGCGGCGGTAATATTACGCTGGTGACGATGAATACCCGGTATGCACCTTTTATGGGAGGGGAAAACGGGAGTACTGATAGCATAACCCTGTACTCAGATCTGATCAGGTATTACCTGGACAAAAAGCAGTATGAAACTGTCCGGCAGTATGCAGCTGTGCTGGCGGCAGCAGCCGAAAGGAGCGGCCGGATGGAAGTACTTGCCAGGAGTTATGCCTGCTGGTTTAAGGCTGATTCCGCATTGGGCCGTTACCAGGATGCTATACGTCATTACCAGCTGTATAAGGCATCACATGATTCATTATTTAATATAATGAAACGTCAGCAACTGAATCAGCTGGAGATCCGGTTTAAAACGGAACAGAAAGACCAGGCGCTGAAACTGAAGCAGCAGAACATTGAACTGCTGACGCGTGAAGCACAGCTACAGGAAGCAAAACTGCAAAGGGCCTGGTTTATCAGGAATGTGATCTTTGGCGGAGCCGGCATGCTGGTCCTGCTGCTTCTGCTGGGATACAACCGGTACCAGCTGAAACTAAGGAGTAACAGGCAGATGAAAGAGCAACAGGACGAGATCTATCAACAGAACCTCTCCCTGCAGGAACTGATCGGTATCCAGGATAAACTGATCGAAGAAAAAGAATGGCTGCTGAAAGAGATACACCACCGGGTAAAAAACAACCTCCAGATTGTCATGAGCCTGTTGAATACACAGACGGCCTTCCTGGACGACAAAGACGCCCTGAACGCTATCAGGGAAAGCAGGTACCGGATGCAGGCTATTTCACTGATCCATCAGAAGCTGTACCAATCGGGAAATATGGCCCTGATAGACATGCATACCTACATCCACGACCTGGTAATATACCTGAAAGAGGGATTTACCGGCATTAGCAGGATCAATTTCGACCTGCAGATCGCGCCTGTAAAACTGGACGTATCGCAGTCTGTGCCTGTGGGGCTGATCCTGAATGAAGCGATCAGCAATGCGATTAAATATGCTTTTACCGCTAATGGTACCATCCTGGTTTCCCTGCAGCAAACGGGCGATCAGCAACTGACGCTCATTGTGGCAGATAACGGAAAAGGTCTTCCTGCCGATGGCGGAACGCCTCATAAGAAGTCAATGGGAATGACACTGATAAAAACATTAACTGAACAATTGGAAGGAACTTTGAACATACAGAGCCATAATGGTGTAATAATTACTGTCAACTTTAAATACCAGGAAAAACAAGCTTTTACCGGACCGGTAGAATTTGAGGAGGGAATCACGGACTATGCCTGA
- a CDS encoding histidine kinase dimerization/phosphoacceptor domain -containing protein, which produces MQYPVPEGAGDAWMELARAYDTYSENELKQKIACYELAVPLYKMAVNKLKQAMALQMLGDCYNHQGVLAPALSALEQALAIYKDIRYPALQGIYDLLGNVHSQMGNYKIALDNGFMAVKTAEAMQDTSLMLCTIYNRLGLTFYHLGDHAQALTYFKKSLGIAERWNDTASILTLIPNVASALQGLGRPEDAVHILGDMEKHYHITSDEDKATLSAGLVNSYISLGRFEEAHIRVKKLTCLSRAFGTFHYMQDGIYVALINYFLAVRDYENVKWYGTNYEIYCKNGGYAYELLNDYKSLFRADSALGNYADAIVYYQQYKLLQDSLYGEEKTREIAQLQMQYDMEKKDHDLLLKEQRIQLLTRRGQLQKSDLQRARLEGNVIIGGTLMLVILLVLGYNRYQLKQRINRQLQLQQREISEQHHSLHVLLCTQRKLVAEKEWLVKEIHHRVKDNLQIIMRLLNAQAAHLDDENALAAIRESRHRMQAISLIHQKLYSSESMALVGMDIYIRELVAYFEDSFAGLRQISFDLQIADVYLEVCQAVPIGLILNEAITNSFKYAFPAGEEGTITVNLQYISEEDILLSVKDNGKGLPVDFEKRRHASMGILLMETLSEQLEGKLSVKNKDGVSVTLIFKPQLDREKIPGLLKLVNKTA; this is translated from the coding sequence GTGCAGTATCCTGTCCCGGAAGGCGCCGGAGATGCCTGGATGGAGCTGGCAAGAGCATACGATACCTATTCTGAGAATGAACTGAAGCAAAAAATAGCCTGTTATGAACTGGCCGTTCCACTGTATAAAATGGCAGTCAACAAGCTTAAACAGGCGATGGCATTGCAAATGCTGGGCGATTGCTACAATCACCAGGGAGTATTGGCGCCTGCATTGTCTGCATTGGAACAGGCCCTGGCTATTTACAAGGACATCCGCTATCCCGCATTGCAGGGCATTTATGACCTGCTGGGCAATGTACACAGCCAGATGGGGAATTATAAAATAGCCCTGGATAATGGTTTTATGGCGGTAAAAACGGCGGAGGCGATGCAGGACACTTCGCTAATGCTTTGCACCATTTACAACCGGCTGGGACTTACATTCTATCATCTGGGAGATCACGCACAGGCGCTGACATATTTCAAAAAATCACTGGGCATAGCAGAACGCTGGAATGATACAGCTTCCATTCTGACGCTGATCCCGAATGTAGCCAGCGCACTGCAAGGCCTCGGAAGGCCGGAAGATGCGGTTCATATACTGGGGGATATGGAGAAGCACTACCACATCACTTCCGATGAAGACAAGGCGACTTTGTCTGCAGGACTGGTCAACAGCTATATCAGTCTGGGGCGCTTTGAAGAAGCGCATATCCGGGTGAAAAAATTAACATGTTTATCCAGGGCCTTCGGGACTTTCCATTATATGCAGGACGGAATATATGTGGCGCTGATCAATTATTTCCTGGCCGTCAGAGATTATGAGAATGTAAAATGGTATGGGACGAATTATGAGATCTATTGTAAAAACGGCGGCTATGCATATGAGCTGTTAAATGACTACAAAAGTCTTTTCCGGGCTGATTCTGCCCTGGGAAATTATGCTGATGCAATTGTTTATTATCAGCAGTATAAATTGTTGCAGGATTCACTCTACGGCGAGGAGAAAACAAGGGAGATCGCACAGCTGCAGATGCAATATGATATGGAGAAAAAAGATCATGATCTGCTGCTGAAAGAACAGCGCATTCAATTGCTGACCCGCCGGGGGCAATTGCAAAAGAGCGATCTGCAACGGGCCCGCCTGGAAGGAAATGTGATCATAGGAGGGACATTGATGCTGGTAATATTGCTGGTGCTGGGCTACAACCGTTATCAGCTTAAACAGCGGATCAACCGGCAGTTGCAGTTACAGCAACGGGAGATCAGTGAGCAGCACCACTCACTGCATGTCCTGCTCTGCACACAACGTAAGCTGGTAGCGGAAAAAGAATGGCTGGTAAAGGAGATCCATCACCGGGTGAAAGACAATCTGCAGATCATTATGCGATTGCTGAATGCGCAGGCGGCCCATTTGGACGATGAAAATGCGCTGGCGGCCATCAGGGAGAGCCGGCATCGTATGCAGGCAATTTCTCTTATTCATCAAAAGTTATATTCGTCGGAAAGTATGGCCCTCGTCGGGATGGATATATATATCCGGGAACTTGTTGCATATTTTGAAGATAGTTTTGCCGGATTACGGCAGATTTCTTTTGATTTGCAGATAGCAGATGTATACCTGGAAGTTTGTCAGGCTGTACCCATCGGTCTGATCCTGAATGAGGCGATCACAAATTCATTCAAATATGCGTTCCCGGCGGGAGAGGAAGGTACCATTACAGTTAACCTGCAGTATATCTCTGAAGAAGATATCCTGCTTTCAGTGAAAGACAATGGGAAAGGATTGCCGGTGGACTTTGAGAAAAGGAGGCATGCCTCTATGGGGATCCTGCTTATGGAAACATTAAGTGAGCAGCTGGAAGGAAAACTATCCGTTAAGAATAAGGACGGGGTATCCGTCACATTGATATTTAAACCACAACTTGACAGGGAAAAAATTCCCGGCTTACTGAAATTAGTAAACAAAACTGCTTAG
- a CDS encoding histidine kinase dimerization/phosphoacceptor domain -containing protein: MYRLALVFHLMLMGILPCMGQPESAVPVLLHQLTKATSDTQKINILLQLGNAYIDREGESTADLDSGLLYIGQAARINEHVKDTRWEARCLYAFSKAYREKKMPNEGKTAILKASAILEGANLPDDLGDVLMEQGNYYSVDDEPQLKEKIRLYEEANLQYHKAGDKKNEANALRMTGDCYHCWGKFPEALQTLNKALALYKETGRKDLQGLYDLLGIIATGTGDYSLGMTYGLMAVRTAEEQHDSSLQLCTIYNRLGITYYQLGDYKQAEESLNKALKIADRYKDTASILVVSTNIVANYLKTDRPEAALTLLNNIVKIYRQPIFKDRLWILANMVKCYTAMRQYDKAKTFIPGLQSHSREMSAYNYYQTLIYDALINYYLATRQYMDASFYCSLQNDVCKKIGLVNVLSHNYLCWFQADSALKNYPAAIKHYQEYKIMNDSLFQIAKAGQIARLQVRFDIDKKDKDIRLQQQSIELLTRQGQLQRSALKEARLTRNVIISGAIMLLLLLVLGGSRYLMKQQNNRQLRQKQDEIYQQNLSLQQLITTQDKLLEEKEWLLKEIHHRVKNNLQIVMSLLNTQAAYLHDADALEAIRESKHRMQAISLIHQKLYQSENMALIDMQTYTRELISYLKDNFEGIQRIYFDLQIAPVQLDVAQAVPVGLILNEALTNAIKYAFPENRQGTVVVSLLCTLDSQFILSIADNGQGFPPAFDVSVQGSMGTRLMETLAEQLEGTISIRQEQGVSVIVSFKQQIG; encoded by the coding sequence ATGTATAGGCTAGCGCTGGTGTTCCATCTCATGCTTATGGGCATACTACCGTGTATGGGCCAGCCTGAAAGCGCTGTCCCCGTATTGCTGCACCAATTAACGAAAGCCACTTCCGACACTCAAAAGATCAATATACTGTTACAACTCGGCAATGCTTACATAGACAGGGAAGGTGAAAGCACCGCCGATCTGGACAGCGGACTATTATACATAGGGCAAGCAGCCCGGATCAATGAACACGTGAAAGATACCCGCTGGGAGGCCAGGTGTCTTTACGCCTTCTCCAAGGCCTACCGGGAAAAGAAAATGCCCAATGAAGGGAAGACTGCCATTTTGAAAGCCAGCGCGATCTTAGAAGGCGCCAATCTGCCGGATGATCTTGGAGATGTATTGATGGAGCAGGGCAATTACTATTCAGTTGATGACGAACCTCAGCTGAAAGAGAAGATCCGCTTGTATGAGGAGGCGAACCTGCAATATCATAAGGCAGGCGATAAGAAAAATGAAGCCAATGCCCTGAGAATGACGGGCGATTGCTATCACTGCTGGGGAAAGTTCCCGGAGGCCCTGCAAACATTAAATAAAGCGCTCGCGCTTTATAAGGAGACGGGTAGAAAAGACCTCCAGGGTTTGTATGACCTGCTGGGGATTATTGCTACTGGTACGGGCGACTATAGCCTGGGCATGACTTATGGCCTGATGGCTGTTAGAACAGCGGAAGAACAGCATGACAGCAGTTTGCAGCTATGTACCATTTACAACAGGCTGGGTATTACCTATTATCAGCTGGGCGATTACAAACAGGCGGAAGAAAGTCTTAATAAAGCGCTGAAAATTGCTGACCGCTACAAAGACACCGCATCCATACTGGTCGTGAGCACAAATATCGTTGCTAACTACCTCAAAACTGACCGGCCGGAGGCCGCGCTCACACTATTGAATAACATAGTTAAAATATACCGGCAGCCCATCTTCAAAGACCGTCTCTGGATCTTAGCCAACATGGTGAAATGTTATACGGCTATGCGCCAGTATGACAAAGCCAAAACATTTATTCCAGGACTGCAAAGCCACTCGCGCGAGATGTCGGCATACAATTATTATCAAACGCTGATCTATGACGCCTTGATCAATTACTATCTGGCCACCCGGCAGTATATGGATGCGTCTTTCTATTGCTCACTACAAAACGATGTATGTAAAAAGATAGGATTGGTCAATGTGCTGTCGCATAACTACTTATGTTGGTTTCAGGCAGATTCCGCATTGAAAAATTATCCCGCTGCTATCAAACATTACCAGGAATATAAGATAATGAACGACTCATTATTTCAGATAGCGAAAGCCGGACAGATCGCCAGGTTGCAGGTCAGGTTTGACATAGATAAAAAGGATAAAGATATCCGCCTGCAGCAACAGAGTATCGAACTGCTGACCCGCCAGGGACAATTGCAGCGGTCAGCACTGAAAGAGGCCAGGCTTACGCGCAATGTGATCATCTCCGGGGCCATCATGTTGTTGCTGCTGCTCGTACTGGGAGGGAGCCGTTACCTGATGAAACAGCAGAACAACAGGCAGCTCCGGCAAAAACAGGATGAGATCTATCAACAGAATCTTTCCCTGCAACAGCTCATCACTACGCAGGACAAATTGCTGGAGGAAAAAGAATGGCTGTTAAAAGAGATTCACCACCGGGTGAAGAATAACCTGCAGATCGTTATGAGCCTGTTGAATACCCAGGCCGCCTACCTGCATGATGCAGATGCCCTGGAGGCTATCAGGGAAAGCAAGCACCGTATGCAGGCTATTTCCCTCATCCATCAGAAATTATATCAGTCGGAAAACATGGCGCTGATAGATATGCAAACCTATACCCGCGAGTTGATCAGTTATCTGAAAGATAATTTTGAAGGCATCCAGCGTATCTATTTCGATCTGCAGATAGCCCCGGTGCAGCTGGACGTAGCCCAGGCAGTGCCGGTTGGTCTCATACTTAACGAAGCACTTACCAATGCCATTAAATATGCTTTCCCCGAAAACCGGCAGGGAACTGTTGTTGTATCCTTATTATGCACGCTCGACAGCCAGTTTATACTTAGTATTGCCGACAATGGGCAAGGGTTCCCACCAGCATTTGATGTATCTGTGCAAGGCTCTATGGGCACCCGTCTTATGGAAACGCTTGCAGAACAATTGGAGGGGACTATCAGCATCCGCCAGGAACAGGGAGTGTCAGTGATTGTGTCATTTAAACAACAAATAGGATAA
- a CDS encoding sigma-54-dependent transcriptional regulator has protein sequence MEEKIMIVEDELIVAGDIRLTLERAGYKVSGVARSVHRALEIIETERPDLVLLDIYLKGDQTGIDLAVELNKVNIPFVYLSANCNRQVLEAAKVTQPYGFIVKPFREKDLLVTLDIARYRFEHNRALNVQPDTEQKQDAPRLPAFQPDKVIAAQQDALPPIPNFEGIIGQSAPMSRVFELIRQVAPLDTSVLILGETGTGKEGVANCIHKLSPRKAKPFVKVNCAALPTHLIESELFGHEKGAFTGALEKRIGKFERADGGTIFLDEIGDMPADLQVKLLRVLQEKEIERIGGNGTLKVNVRIIAATNRNLEKEIAEGRFRLDLYYRLHVFPIMLSALRERREDIPLLINHFIRLYAAATGKVVEGVAPAALKQLTDYGWPGNVRELQNLIERSVLLARESMIREVSLPVSARKETVVVAADTDIKTIVELEREHILTVLKKCNHKISGPGGAAELLNLPPSTLASKMKKLGIVKRHTL, from the coding sequence ATGGAAGAAAAAATTATGATCGTAGAAGATGAGCTGATTGTTGCGGGCGATATACGGTTAACACTGGAAAGAGCCGGCTATAAGGTCTCAGGCGTGGCCCGCTCTGTACACAGAGCCCTGGAGATCATAGAAACGGAAAGGCCAGACCTCGTACTACTGGACATCTACCTGAAAGGTGACCAGACAGGTATTGACCTTGCAGTTGAACTGAATAAAGTAAACATACCTTTTGTATATCTGTCTGCCAATTGCAATCGCCAGGTGCTGGAAGCCGCAAAAGTGACCCAGCCTTATGGCTTTATTGTGAAACCATTCAGGGAGAAAGACCTGCTGGTAACACTCGATATAGCCCGCTACCGTTTTGAGCACAACCGTGCGCTGAATGTACAGCCCGATACGGAACAGAAGCAGGACGCTCCGCGCCTGCCGGCATTCCAGCCGGATAAAGTGATTGCGGCGCAGCAGGATGCCCTGCCGCCTATTCCCAACTTTGAAGGTATTATCGGGCAAAGTGCGCCAATGTCACGTGTATTTGAACTGATCCGCCAGGTGGCTCCGCTGGATACTTCTGTGCTGATACTCGGTGAAACGGGTACCGGTAAGGAAGGGGTGGCCAACTGTATCCATAAATTGTCTCCCCGAAAGGCAAAACCATTCGTTAAGGTGAATTGTGCAGCCCTGCCCACCCATTTGATAGAATCAGAGCTTTTCGGTCATGAGAAAGGCGCTTTTACAGGCGCATTGGAGAAGAGGATCGGTAAGTTCGAAAGAGCAGACGGCGGAACTATTTTCCTGGATGAAATAGGTGATATGCCGGCGGATCTGCAGGTAAAACTATTGCGTGTATTGCAGGAAAAAGAAATAGAAAGAATAGGCGGTAATGGTACGCTGAAAGTTAATGTGCGCATCATTGCAGCTACTAATCGTAACCTGGAGAAGGAAATTGCCGAAGGGCGCTTCCGCCTGGACCTGTATTACAGGCTGCATGTATTCCCCATCATGTTGTCAGCGCTGCGTGAACGCCGGGAAGACATTCCGCTGCTGATCAATCATTTCATCCGCTTATATGCTGCCGCTACGGGAAAGGTGGTAGAAGGCGTAGCGCCGGCCGCACTGAAACAACTGACGGACTACGGCTGGCCGGGCAATGTACGTGAATTGCAGAACCTTATAGAAAGAAGTGTGCTGCTGGCGCGTGAAAGCATGATCAGGGAAGTATCACTGCCGGTATCTGCCAGGAAGGAAACAGTAGTGGTGGCTGCCGACACAGATATTAAGACAATTGTGGAATTAGAAAGAGAACATATACTTACCGTGCTGAAAAAGTGTAATCACAAAATATCAGGCCCGGGAGGCGCCGCAGAGTTACTCAATCTGCCGCCTTCCACACTGGCCTCAAAAATGAAGAAACTCGGTATTGTAAAGAGACATACTTTATAA
- a CDS encoding YoaK family protein codes for MLDRFENKQDEILALLLPPHHLINPFSFMLREEPGQRSLKKNLLLASSTASVAGMTNVVGVMAFLSFVSNITGHVATLAGKITEQNLAEVYTVLYWLFMFFFGAFISNFIVKSLDYKSAYFAHATPIVLEIIILLGVAVYGNDVYNGSEIQREAITGAVLFCMGLQNGLVSRISGGLIKTSHLTGLITDLGGELSDLLHPQVENTRVLREKIYIRLTVLAFFIIGGILGGYLFNLMGIATFFVIPLVLLTILLYDIYPVLLHRVRKWWIT; via the coding sequence TTGCTAGATAGATTTGAAAACAAACAGGATGAAATACTGGCATTACTCTTGCCGCCTCATCATCTCATCAACCCCTTTTCTTTTATGCTTCGTGAAGAACCCGGGCAGCGCAGCCTTAAAAAGAACCTGTTGTTGGCGTCTTCTACCGCTTCTGTTGCCGGTATGACCAACGTGGTAGGGGTAATGGCCTTCCTGTCTTTTGTATCCAATATCACAGGGCATGTGGCAACCCTGGCCGGAAAGATCACGGAGCAGAACCTGGCAGAAGTATACACGGTTTTGTACTGGCTGTTCATGTTCTTTTTCGGCGCCTTCATTTCCAACTTCATTGTCAAATCGCTGGACTACAAAAGCGCTTATTTTGCGCATGCCACACCAATTGTACTGGAGATCATCATTCTGCTGGGAGTGGCGGTCTATGGCAATGACGTCTATAACGGCAGTGAAATACAGCGGGAGGCGATCACGGGAGCGGTACTGTTTTGTATGGGTTTGCAGAATGGCCTGGTATCGAGAATTTCGGGAGGATTGATCAAAACATCCCATCTTACTGGCCTGATCACAGATCTGGGAGGTGAATTATCTGATCTTTTACATCCGCAGGTGGAGAATACCCGTGTATTGAGAGAGAAGATCTATATCCGGCTTACGGTGCTGGCATTTTTCATCATCGGAGGCATATTGGGTGGGTACCTGTTCAACCTGATGGGAATAGCCACTTTTTTTGTGATTCCCCTGGTATTGCTTACGATCCTCCTTTATGACATTTACCCTGTATTGTTACACCGTGTCCGGAAGTGGTGGATTACCTGA